A region from the Aegilops tauschii subsp. strangulata cultivar AL8/78 chromosome 5, Aet v6.0, whole genome shotgun sequence genome encodes:
- the LOC109763233 gene encoding probable BRI1 kinase inhibitor 1: MDAPRPRSPPPLFMPTTPPPAPPPPPPLSSSPSPDFSFSFPPFPPSPPPSHVHLRVLPLPAAADMSRTPLGRVGSDISHNNYAKANHRQATSHSSCSSDDRDRAKARASPFFPGLGGAWRPGEGRDDTAGKAEEDRKKVKGKRGPLEVGQRVKKYMASLVEQLLASFSRHGERDRRGQRRRPHTFSVNGPGAAATMERERWRQRRGHLSSAPASLRASPVNSGHLSVGGSLVKVSTSSEESTMEELQSAIQAAIAHCKNSIAVAKQ; this comes from the coding sequence ATGGACGCGCCGCGGCCACGGTCGCCTCCTCCTCTGTTCATGCCAACCACGCCTCCCCCAGCcccaccgccaccgccaccgctatcctcctcgccctcccccgacttctccttctccttccctcCTTTCCCTCCATCGCCTCCACCTTCTCACGTCCACCTCCGCGTCCTTCCGCTTCCGGCCGCCGCCGACATGTCCAGGACACCCCTCGGCCGCGTCGGCAGCGACATCAGCCACAACAACTACGCCAAAGCCAACCACCGTCAAGCCACGAGCCACAGCAGCTGCAGCAGCGATGACAGGGACCGGGCCAAGGCCAGGGCGTCGCCTTTCTTCCCCGGCCTCGGCGGCGCGTGGAGACCAGGCGAGGGCAGAGACGACACGGCCGGCAAGGCCGAGGAGGACAGGAAGAAGGTGAAGGGGAAGAGAGGGCCGCTGGAGGTGGGCCAGCGGGTGAAGAAGTACATGGCGTccctggtggagcagctgctCGCCTCCTTCTCCCGGCACGGCGAGCGGGACAGGCGGGGCCAGCGGCGGAGGCCGCACACGTTCTCGGTGAACGGGCCGGGCGCCGCCGCGACGATGGAGCGGGAGCGGTGGAGGCAGAGGCGCGGGCATCTGTCGTCGGCGCCGGCGTCGCTGCGCGCGTCTCCGGTGAACAGCGGCCACCTGTCGGTGGGCGGGTCGCTGGTGAAGGTGTCGACGTCGTCGGAGGAGAGCACGATGGAGGAGCTGCAGAGCGCCATCCAGGCCGCCATCGCGCACTGCAAGAACTCCATCGCCGTGGCCAAGCAGTAG